In Hyalangium gracile, the following are encoded in one genomic region:
- a CDS encoding protein kinase domain-containing protein: MTERPISGRYVLKRSIAGGGMGAIWLALDSQLQRHVAIKLMASHHLTSPESRQRFAQEAKAIARLQNPHVVQIYDYGIDEGDVPYIVMELLEGEDLAALLERRQRLPPAAVVPLLNQVARALTAAHTAGVIHRDLKLGNIFLARLDGEEVVKVLDFGLALMDAGEPQQSEVAGTPRYMSPEQMRGQADLDHRADLWSLAVVAYRLLTGDYPFSPQALEQLRQESTSVSPTPPSRLEPELGTQLDAFFARALSPVLSQRFSSARELAATFSALVQTGRPTRATKVLVVDDEPDMALVMQLLLRKEIEESVYEFIFAANGEEALEKLRQHPDVEVVLSDLKMPKMDGLTFLGRVGEVNPLAKVIIVSAYGDMSNLRTAMNRGAFDFLVKPINFDDLRSTMEKTVKHVRELRRMLRSTEENDLLRMFVNGGVVERVLSAVRTPLGAVGEKVESTVVFIDVKDFTEWTRGDQPEAAIQRLNANFEVIVPELVSRGGVVDKFVGDAVMAVFRGQGHVGRALDACLSARQLLRALAFRAGEGSPYAHGVCIGVDSGALVSGSIGTQGLGRLDYTVVGDVVNRASWLASIAERDQILIREELRQQLDSGFECALLGARSLPGMSAPLRVHEVVHRREAVVPSAESTLRPPIRESAPLLAALNASAKDVGSR, translated from the coding sequence ATGACCGAACGCCCGATCAGCGGCAGATACGTCCTCAAGCGGAGCATTGCGGGCGGTGGCATGGGCGCCATCTGGCTGGCACTGGATTCGCAGCTCCAGCGGCACGTGGCCATCAAGCTGATGGCCTCACACCACCTCACCTCGCCTGAGTCGCGGCAGCGGTTCGCGCAAGAGGCCAAGGCCATCGCCCGGCTGCAGAACCCGCATGTGGTGCAGATCTACGACTACGGCATCGACGAGGGGGACGTTCCGTACATCGTGATGGAGCTGCTGGAGGGCGAGGATCTCGCGGCGCTCCTCGAGCGGCGCCAGCGCCTGCCCCCCGCGGCGGTGGTGCCCCTGCTCAACCAGGTGGCCCGAGCCCTCACCGCGGCGCACACCGCGGGCGTCATCCACCGGGATCTCAAGCTGGGCAACATCTTCCTGGCCCGCCTCGATGGCGAGGAGGTGGTCAAGGTCCTCGACTTCGGGCTGGCGCTGATGGACGCGGGCGAGCCCCAGCAGAGCGAGGTGGCCGGCACCCCGCGCTACATGAGCCCCGAGCAGATGCGAGGGCAGGCGGACCTGGACCACCGCGCGGATCTCTGGTCGCTGGCCGTCGTCGCGTACCGGCTGCTCACGGGCGACTACCCCTTCTCCCCGCAGGCGCTCGAGCAGCTGCGCCAGGAGAGCACCTCCGTCTCTCCCACGCCCCCCTCGCGCCTGGAGCCCGAGCTGGGCACGCAGCTGGATGCCTTCTTCGCCCGCGCGCTCTCGCCGGTCCTCTCGCAGCGCTTCTCCTCGGCTCGCGAGCTGGCCGCCACCTTCTCCGCGCTGGTGCAGACCGGCCGTCCCACCCGCGCCACGAAGGTGCTCGTCGTGGACGACGAGCCTGACATGGCGCTGGTGATGCAGCTGCTGCTGCGCAAGGAGATCGAGGAGTCCGTCTACGAGTTCATCTTCGCCGCCAACGGCGAGGAGGCGCTGGAGAAGCTGCGCCAGCACCCGGACGTGGAGGTCGTCCTGTCGGATCTCAAGATGCCGAAGATGGACGGGCTCACCTTCCTGGGCCGCGTCGGCGAGGTGAACCCGCTGGCCAAGGTCATCATCGTCTCCGCCTACGGCGACATGAGCAACCTGCGCACGGCGATGAACCGGGGCGCCTTCGACTTCCTGGTCAAGCCGATCAACTTCGACGACCTGCGCAGCACGATGGAGAAGACGGTCAAGCACGTCCGGGAGCTGCGCCGGATGCTGCGCTCCACCGAAGAGAACGATCTGCTGCGGATGTTCGTGAACGGCGGCGTGGTGGAGCGGGTGCTCTCGGCGGTGCGCACGCCGCTGGGCGCCGTCGGCGAGAAGGTGGAGAGCACGGTCGTCTTCATCGACGTGAAGGACTTCACCGAGTGGACGCGCGGCGATCAGCCGGAGGCGGCCATCCAGCGGCTCAACGCCAACTTCGAGGTCATCGTCCCCGAGCTCGTCTCCCGAGGCGGAGTGGTGGACAAGTTCGTCGGGGACGCGGTGATGGCCGTCTTCCGGGGACAGGGGCACGTGGGCCGGGCGCTCGATGCCTGCCTCTCGGCGCGCCAGTTGCTGCGGGCCCTGGCCTTCCGGGCCGGTGAGGGCTCGCCGTACGCCCATGGCGTGTGCATCGGCGTGGACTCGGGAGCCCTGGTGTCGGGCAGCATCGGCACCCAGGGGCTGGGCCGGCTGGACTACACGGTGGTGGGAGACGTGGTGAACCGGGCATCCTGGCTGGCCTCCATCGCGGAGCGGGATCAGATCCTCATCCGAGAGGAGCTCCGCCAGCAGCTGGACTCGGGCTTCGAGTGCGCGCTGCTCGGTGCGCGCTCACTGCCCGGCATGAGCGCTCCGCTCCGCGTCCACGAGGTGGTGCACCGAAGGGAGGCCGTCGTCCCCTCCGCGGAGTCGACCCTCCGGCCGCCCATCCGGGAGAGCGCGCCCCTGCTGGCCGCCCTCAACGCGTCGGCCAAGGACGTGGGCTCGCGCTGA
- a CDS encoding patatin-like phospholipase family protein produces MNILSLDGGISIVLGLRLLRRIEASRPGFLSRVELFSGTSDGAAAAIILAAGRGTPAQNLRVLDDCIDLFHEIGAILRPGPRRLWQYARGRGSRDIAAGFEQMFKRHLGARVDLGELERSGRKLAVLAYEKATWRRRVFRSFDLESDAERRRTLVDVALACTAAIPILPPHRSPVDGLEYLDGAYVTNNPALVTVQEACAHLERHGAAGGSPLSHLRLLSLGTTARAADPSAPGRGMLSGLPRVMDRLDSSGWGMLLGRALYLPDALFQGSVDTVDLQCAELLGPRYFRVRSIIPEMEWLSGLVLAPERMRSLLDAEAEKRFSASLPGLDWIDANLGSPLGRA; encoded by the coding sequence ATGAACATCCTGTCGCTGGATGGTGGCATCTCCATCGTGCTCGGCCTGCGCCTGCTGCGGCGCATCGAGGCCTCGCGCCCTGGCTTTCTCTCCCGGGTGGAGCTCTTCTCGGGGACGTCCGATGGGGCCGCGGCGGCCATCATCCTGGCCGCTGGCCGAGGCACTCCCGCCCAGAACCTCCGGGTCCTGGATGATTGCATCGACCTGTTCCACGAGATCGGCGCCATCCTCCGCCCCGGCCCGCGCAGGCTGTGGCAGTACGCGCGGGGGCGGGGCTCGCGGGACATCGCCGCCGGGTTCGAGCAGATGTTCAAGCGCCACCTCGGCGCGCGCGTGGACCTGGGGGAGCTGGAGCGGAGCGGGCGCAAGCTCGCTGTCCTGGCGTACGAGAAGGCCACGTGGCGCAGGCGCGTCTTCCGCAGCTTCGACCTCGAGTCCGATGCGGAGCGGCGCCGGACGCTCGTGGACGTCGCGCTCGCGTGCACCGCCGCCATCCCCATCCTGCCGCCGCACCGCAGCCCGGTGGATGGGCTCGAGTACCTGGATGGGGCGTACGTCACCAACAACCCCGCGCTCGTCACCGTGCAGGAGGCCTGCGCTCACCTGGAGCGCCATGGCGCCGCCGGAGGCAGTCCACTGAGCCATCTGAGGCTGCTGTCCCTGGGGACGACGGCTCGCGCCGCGGATCCCTCCGCGCCCGGCCGGGGGATGCTCTCGGGGCTGCCGCGGGTGATGGATCGGCTCGACAGCTCCGGGTGGGGGATGCTGCTCGGGCGGGCCCTGTACCTGCCGGACGCCTTGTTCCAGGGCTCGGTGGACACCGTGGACCTGCAGTGCGCCGAGCTGCTCGGGCCCCGCTACTTCCGGGTGCGCTCCATCATTCCCGAGATGGAGTGGTTGTCGGGGCTGGTCCTCGCCCCGGAGCGCATGAGGAGCCTGCTGGACGCGGAGGCCGAGAAGCGGTTCTCGGCTTCCCTGCCGGGCCTCGACTGGATCGATGCGAACCTGGGGAGTCCCCTCGGTCGAGCCTGA
- a CDS encoding patatin-like phospholipase family protein, which yields MATPRHAYEGVRPSPDPVAQEVSPRLKLELLITSTDLDENLSEEIASRFEIRRYAPGEELRSGPGVFRVVLWGRVLVTSSARERQRQYGPLSLLGGDAVVAGIQGRGGGASAGPVVIAQERTTVLELASEHFQEIFTTAGQPNALFMSLARAVRLQELAPVLVETLSTLPELASIPARTLQRLLDGAEIIEGQPPLELLEQGQPVPAFYVALEGSFDFRRSGTHRMREDAPAVVGLAELVRGHPMEFSVSSSGAARMIRLKAETFWELFKQDPDFRSAVARNVNEEIDPSHARSSAAGNGVFVLYADPSLPEEYRDERVLRGMADLLAERLALRLCDRVLVLHVMPPGSPEASRRWSVRPRPVGLGEGQREELEPSWIEHQDVVLSSNTEDVGRRIQGLLASREVPEQPDVTLVDICAIDEAEEGDVDLLEMLRTSKDLRFKLVHLLARPDVEPPLELLASRIGVVRTALLLQQEPIDSLVKQGDGGGTALALSRVRHALDGLKATARERLGVVLDAIKPREVPSSHWPAGTVRVRLGKPLVQALRQWDSTQEPQSFEALALGGSDKESAMASIDRWARGITGRRIGLALGGGGMYGSEHLPLIRGLLAQGVPIDVIAGSSVGSTVGAYFATRDEAGLELFTKRINPILLLMGTYFLTSAVFEWLLLYDLGFVQLDETEIVFIPVVTDADLGVEWDVRHGTYARGVRASGSLPPMGPTIIGGSRYIDGGVVANVPINVVRQEGVGVVIASNCIPNVRRRPQRKPGRIPLSRFFLESNPLLRAEDLLRMVPMFFRGLGESQARSADVMYRSVSQDRKRGKLLQGSGEAVEREGETLQVQQAVAEAQSALRRLLRHPPAAVHLGPDEKTLVYYGWVGFEGAADLTPRSSSALDEIAKFLRAHLELKAVTVRVTAEAEALGRQRARTLCEYLRRRGVTATELREEGAQGEDSISFEISPELRPPEERAELEERLEQEQLLRKRAETRALSRTLTLAASTQCSRGDLELGRLLAIEAAELDPGPETDRVLRLALARRGWCTSEWSAGTLDVTHLEYSPDGRLVATGCEDGFVRIWDALHPRPQPLHQIEHIGGSDPGIRGLAWSPNGQLIASAGRDRRIRIHQRAEGEKGWRQLAILEVGSWDPYGVQFSPRSERLLGTGPNDKKLSVWSVQPDGSWTPTSTLSHSASVRCAAWSPDGNRVASGAADGSVSLWEGLGRGEVPRKVLATELGSVSQVAWHRGGDRIAVATEQGARVFTRAGLLCFVCDGHRGPVIEVAWSPDGRWLMTTGEDGAARIWEANTGRFMMILRMSGSLIAGARWHPDSKRVATWDQDTRCVVWQALTGELEMSLYGHLSVITQAAWRPGQDSVLLTGSVNGTLREWRTTACAQVSFTEHEQAVSVAACHPSQAEWALSASEDGSVCVWSPSTGQRVSQLLPKAKGQAWASWSPDGRWVAAIRYGEAQPVLFRTQDWKAREAPAFQASRLHDTPSPLVGVQLAFSPDSRLLAVKFTRGVAVWDVETGRWLGEYRQAHDFHAVAWEPRLSGGESKRARLAVSCWQPDGAAVHDAQTLQPLLPLTYPGDPSERDGVWALAYEPQGRFLVTACNNGKASLFDARSGEPLKKPTEEPLMLPHQGGVTAAAWCPEGQWLATGDTQGVHVWSAQVLDGTLQLEPASEADSRRTKVCALAWEPRGRYLASGGADGQVLIWEWLPRARKEGEAGSETWSWSVTRRLEGHTGEVRALSISPDGRFVIAAGANRVLVHPIDPGELRRRVAEIPGRLALTPREWSDYMAEAGLWRPSWPRPQEG from the coding sequence ATGGCTACGCCGAGGCACGCATACGAGGGGGTTCGCCCGTCACCGGACCCGGTGGCTCAAGAGGTCAGCCCCAGGCTCAAGCTGGAGCTGCTCATCACCTCGACGGATCTCGATGAGAACCTGAGCGAGGAGATCGCGAGCCGGTTCGAGATCCGCCGGTACGCGCCCGGAGAGGAGCTCCGCTCGGGGCCGGGCGTGTTCCGCGTGGTGCTCTGGGGGCGTGTCCTGGTGACGTCCTCGGCCAGGGAGCGCCAGCGTCAATACGGTCCGCTGTCGCTGCTGGGTGGGGACGCCGTGGTGGCCGGCATCCAGGGGCGCGGAGGGGGAGCGAGCGCGGGGCCCGTGGTGATCGCCCAGGAGCGGACCACGGTGCTCGAGCTGGCCTCGGAGCACTTCCAGGAGATCTTCACGACGGCAGGCCAGCCCAACGCGCTGTTCATGTCGCTGGCGCGGGCGGTCCGGCTCCAGGAGCTCGCGCCCGTCCTCGTGGAGACGCTGTCCACGCTGCCGGAGCTGGCCTCCATCCCCGCGCGGACGCTCCAGCGCCTGCTCGACGGGGCCGAGATCATCGAGGGCCAGCCTCCGCTGGAGCTGCTGGAGCAGGGCCAGCCTGTCCCGGCGTTCTACGTGGCGCTGGAGGGCTCGTTCGACTTCCGGCGCTCGGGGACGCACCGGATGCGGGAGGACGCGCCCGCGGTGGTGGGCCTGGCGGAGCTGGTCCGCGGCCATCCCATGGAGTTCAGCGTGTCGTCCTCGGGCGCGGCGCGGATGATCCGGCTGAAGGCGGAGACCTTCTGGGAGCTCTTCAAGCAGGATCCGGACTTCCGCTCGGCTGTCGCGCGCAACGTCAACGAGGAGATCGACCCGAGCCACGCGAGGAGCTCCGCCGCCGGCAACGGGGTGTTCGTCCTGTACGCGGATCCGTCCCTGCCCGAGGAGTACCGGGATGAGCGGGTGCTGCGGGGCATGGCGGATCTGCTGGCCGAGCGGCTGGCGCTCAGGCTCTGCGACCGGGTGCTGGTGCTCCACGTCATGCCTCCCGGCTCACCCGAGGCCTCGCGGCGCTGGTCCGTGAGGCCGCGGCCCGTCGGACTGGGCGAGGGCCAGCGCGAGGAGCTCGAGCCCTCCTGGATCGAGCACCAGGATGTGGTGCTCTCCAGCAACACGGAGGACGTGGGGCGGCGCATCCAGGGCCTGCTCGCGAGCCGCGAGGTGCCGGAGCAGCCGGACGTCACGCTGGTGGACATCTGCGCCATCGACGAGGCCGAGGAGGGAGACGTGGACCTTCTCGAGATGCTGCGGACGTCCAAGGACTTGCGTTTCAAGCTGGTGCACCTGCTGGCGAGGCCGGACGTGGAGCCGCCGCTCGAGCTGCTGGCGTCGAGGATCGGCGTGGTGCGCACGGCGCTGCTCCTCCAGCAGGAGCCGATCGACTCGCTGGTGAAGCAGGGCGATGGCGGCGGGACGGCCCTGGCGCTCTCCCGGGTGAGGCATGCGCTGGACGGGCTCAAGGCGACCGCGCGAGAGCGGCTCGGGGTGGTGCTCGACGCGATCAAGCCCCGGGAGGTGCCCTCCAGCCACTGGCCCGCGGGCACCGTCCGGGTCCGGCTCGGGAAGCCCCTGGTCCAGGCCCTGAGGCAGTGGGACTCCACCCAGGAGCCCCAGTCCTTCGAGGCGCTCGCGCTCGGCGGCTCCGACAAGGAGTCGGCCATGGCGAGCATCGATCGGTGGGCGCGGGGCATCACCGGCCGCCGCATCGGGCTGGCGCTCGGGGGCGGAGGCATGTACGGCTCGGAGCACCTGCCGCTCATCCGGGGGCTGCTCGCGCAGGGGGTGCCCATCGACGTCATCGCGGGCTCCAGCGTGGGCTCCACCGTGGGCGCCTACTTCGCGACGCGGGACGAGGCGGGGCTGGAGCTCTTCACGAAGCGCATCAACCCCATCCTGCTGCTGATGGGCACCTACTTCCTCACGAGCGCGGTCTTCGAGTGGCTGCTGCTCTACGATCTGGGCTTCGTCCAGCTGGACGAGACGGAGATCGTCTTCATCCCGGTGGTCACCGACGCGGACCTGGGCGTCGAGTGGGACGTGCGGCACGGCACGTACGCCCGAGGCGTTCGCGCGAGCGGCTCGCTGCCCCCCATGGGCCCGACGATCATCGGCGGCAGCCGCTACATCGATGGCGGCGTGGTGGCCAACGTCCCGATCAACGTGGTGCGGCAGGAGGGCGTCGGGGTGGTGATCGCCTCCAACTGCATCCCCAACGTCCGCCGCCGGCCTCAGCGCAAGCCGGGCCGCATCCCCCTGTCCCGCTTCTTCCTCGAGAGCAACCCCCTGCTCCGAGCGGAGGATCTGCTGCGCATGGTGCCCATGTTCTTCCGGGGGCTCGGGGAGTCCCAGGCCAGGAGCGCGGACGTCATGTACCGCTCCGTCTCCCAGGATCGGAAGCGGGGGAAGCTGCTGCAGGGCAGCGGGGAGGCGGTGGAGCGGGAGGGAGAGACGCTTCAGGTGCAGCAGGCCGTGGCGGAGGCCCAGAGCGCGCTCCGGCGCCTGCTGAGGCATCCACCCGCCGCGGTGCACCTCGGCCCGGACGAGAAGACGCTCGTCTACTACGGCTGGGTGGGCTTCGAGGGCGCCGCGGACCTCACGCCGCGCTCCTCCTCGGCGCTGGACGAGATCGCGAAGTTCCTGAGGGCGCACCTGGAGCTGAAGGCCGTCACCGTCCGGGTCACCGCCGAGGCGGAGGCGCTGGGCCGGCAGCGCGCCAGGACGCTGTGTGAGTACCTCCGGAGGCGGGGCGTCACGGCCACGGAGCTGCGCGAGGAGGGCGCCCAGGGCGAGGACTCCATCTCGTTCGAGATCAGCCCCGAGCTCCGGCCTCCCGAGGAGCGCGCGGAGCTGGAGGAGCGGCTCGAGCAGGAGCAGCTCCTGCGGAAGCGGGCGGAGACTCGCGCGCTGTCGCGGACGCTGACCCTGGCCGCGTCGACCCAGTGCTCCCGGGGCGATCTCGAGCTGGGCAGGTTGCTCGCGATCGAGGCCGCGGAGCTGGACCCGGGGCCGGAGACGGATCGCGTGCTCCGCCTGGCGCTCGCGCGTCGCGGCTGGTGCACCTCCGAGTGGAGCGCGGGCACCCTGGACGTCACCCACCTCGAGTACAGCCCGGATGGCCGACTCGTCGCCACCGGCTGCGAGGACGGCTTCGTGCGGATCTGGGATGCGCTCCATCCGCGGCCACAGCCGCTGCACCAGATCGAGCACATTGGCGGCTCGGACCCCGGGATTCGCGGCCTGGCGTGGTCTCCCAACGGTCAGCTCATCGCGAGCGCCGGGCGTGATCGCCGCATCCGGATCCACCAGCGGGCGGAGGGAGAGAAGGGCTGGCGGCAGCTCGCCATCCTCGAGGTGGGCAGCTGGGATCCGTACGGTGTCCAGTTCTCTCCGCGCTCGGAGCGGCTGCTCGGGACGGGCCCGAACGACAAGAAGCTCTCCGTGTGGAGCGTGCAGCCGGACGGCTCCTGGACGCCCACCAGCACCCTGTCCCACTCCGCCTCGGTGCGGTGCGCGGCCTGGAGCCCCGACGGGAACCGCGTGGCCTCGGGAGCGGCGGATGGCTCGGTCAGCCTGTGGGAGGGCCTGGGCCGTGGAGAGGTGCCGCGCAAGGTGCTCGCCACGGAGCTGGGCTCGGTGTCCCAGGTGGCGTGGCACCGAGGAGGAGATCGGATCGCCGTGGCCACCGAGCAGGGTGCGCGTGTCTTCACCCGGGCCGGACTGCTGTGCTTCGTGTGCGACGGGCATCGCGGGCCTGTCATCGAGGTGGCGTGGTCCCCCGATGGTCGCTGGCTCATGACCACGGGCGAGGACGGAGCGGCGCGCATCTGGGAGGCGAACACCGGTCGCTTCATGATGATCCTGCGCATGAGCGGCAGCCTCATCGCCGGAGCCCGGTGGCACCCGGACAGCAAGCGCGTGGCCACCTGGGACCAGGACACCCGCTGCGTCGTCTGGCAGGCCCTCACGGGCGAGCTGGAGATGAGCCTCTACGGGCACCTCTCCGTCATCACCCAGGCTGCGTGGAGGCCCGGACAGGACTCCGTCCTCCTGACGGGCTCGGTCAACGGCACCCTGCGAGAGTGGCGGACCACCGCCTGCGCGCAGGTGTCGTTCACGGAGCACGAGCAGGCGGTGAGCGTCGCGGCCTGCCACCCGAGCCAGGCGGAGTGGGCCCTGTCGGCCAGCGAGGATGGCTCGGTCTGTGTGTGGAGCCCGAGCACGGGGCAGCGGGTGAGCCAGCTGCTCCCCAAGGCGAAGGGTCAGGCCTGGGCTTCATGGAGCCCGGATGGACGCTGGGTCGCCGCCATCCGCTACGGAGAGGCACAGCCCGTGCTCTTCCGGACCCAGGACTGGAAGGCCCGCGAGGCGCCTGCGTTCCAGGCCTCGCGGCTCCATGACACCCCGAGCCCGCTCGTCGGCGTCCAGCTGGCGTTCAGCCCGGACAGCCGGCTGCTGGCCGTGAAGTTCACCCGGGGCGTCGCGGTCTGGGATGTCGAGACCGGCCGCTGGCTCGGCGAGTACCGCCAGGCCCACGACTTTCATGCCGTGGCGTGGGAGCCCCGCCTGTCGGGGGGCGAGTCGAAGCGGGCGCGCCTCGCGGTGTCCTGCTGGCAGCCCGATGGGGCGGCGGTGCACGACGCGCAGACCCTCCAGCCGCTGCTCCCGCTGACGTACCCCGGCGATCCGAGCGAGCGCGATGGCGTGTGGGCGCTGGCCTATGAGCCCCAGGGGCGCTTCCTCGTCACGGCGTGCAACAACGGGAAGGCGTCGCTGTTCGACGCCCGGAGCGGCGAGCCGCTGAAGAAGCCCACCGAGGAGCCGCTCATGCTTCCGCACCAGGGCGGCGTCACCGCGGCGGCCTGGTGCCCGGAGGGCCAGTGGCTCGCGACGGGGGACACGCAGGGCGTGCATGTCTGGAGCGCCCAGGTGCTGGACGGCACGCTCCAGCTCGAGCCCGCCAGCGAAGCGGACTCGCGGAGGACCAAGGTCTGCGCGCTCGCCTGGGAGCCTCGGGGGCGGTACCTGGCCTCGGGAGGCGCCGACGGCCAGGTGCTCATCTGGGAGTGGCTCCCCCGCGCGAGGAAGGAGGGGGAGGCTGGCTCCGAGACCTGGAGCTGGAGCGTGACCCGGAGGCTGGAGGGGCACACCGGAGAGGTCCGCGCGCTGTCGATCAGTCCGGACGGCCGGTTCGTCATCGCGGCGGGCGCGAACCGGGTGCTCGTCCATCCCATCGATCCCGGCGAGCTGCGGCGGCGAGTGGCCGAGATCCCCGGGCGGCTGGCGCTGACCCCGCGGGAGTGGTCCGACTACATGGCGGAGGCCGGGCTGTGGCGCCCGAGCTGGCCCAGGCCCCAGGAAGGCTGA